The following are encoded in a window of Arthrobacter sp. NicSoilB4 genomic DNA:
- a CDS encoding S9 family peptidase → MTQTPVQPSPQPPVAKKIPALRTHHGDAFEDNYEWLRDKESAEVVELLKAENAYQEAVTAHQEPLREAIFQEIKGRTQETDLSVPNRKDGWWYYSRSVEGQEYGIQCRVRAEDTGDRVADWTPPAVEVGVDIPGEEILLDGNLEAEGKPFFAVGGAAVTIDGNLYAYAVDNAGDERFTLRIKDLRTGELLPDVIENVFYGISFSPDGTRIFYTVVDDSWRPYQVKSHVLGTPVADDEVIYQEDDVAMWLGFELSADRRHLVLSIGCSEFSETRLLRFDALDAGLSTVISRDERILYEAEPFLLADASGQQAEALVLTHNKDAINSMVSLVDPAELAKPLAEQHWTTVVEHSDQVRVNGAGVTSTHLVVSVRKDTIERVQVLPLAGLGTPEQGAPVEPAFDEELYTAGVAGSDYEAPVIRMGYTSYFTPSRVYDFVLPTAEQPAGELLLRKESPVLGGYSAADYVATREWATAADGTRIPLSVLRHATVARDSTAAGLVYGYGSYEMSMDPGFGIPRLSLLDRGIVFVIAHIRGGGELGRHWYDTGKKLQKKNTFTDFIAATDWLAQSGWVDPARIAAMGGSAGGLLMGAVANLAPEKYAAIVAAVPFVDALTTILDPELPLSALEWEEWGNPITDRAVYEYMKSYTPYENVRAVAYPKIAAVTSFNDTRVLYVEPAKWVQRLRELNTGSEPIVMKIEMEGGHGGASGRYVQWKERAWDYAFVADSLGATELLPGAGLK, encoded by the coding sequence ATGACCCAGACTCCCGTGCAGCCGTCCCCGCAGCCCCCCGTTGCCAAGAAGATTCCCGCCCTCCGCACGCACCACGGCGATGCGTTCGAGGACAACTACGAGTGGCTGCGGGACAAGGAATCCGCGGAGGTCGTGGAGCTGCTCAAGGCTGAGAACGCGTACCAGGAGGCAGTGACGGCCCACCAGGAGCCGCTGCGCGAGGCCATCTTCCAGGAGATCAAGGGCCGCACCCAGGAGACGGACCTCTCCGTTCCCAACCGCAAGGACGGCTGGTGGTACTACAGCCGCTCTGTGGAGGGCCAGGAATACGGCATCCAGTGCCGGGTCCGGGCCGAGGACACCGGGGACCGCGTCGCCGACTGGACTCCCCCGGCGGTCGAGGTCGGCGTTGACATCCCGGGCGAGGAAATCCTGCTGGACGGCAACCTTGAGGCAGAGGGCAAGCCGTTCTTCGCCGTCGGCGGTGCCGCTGTCACCATTGACGGGAACCTCTACGCGTACGCCGTGGACAATGCCGGGGACGAGCGGTTCACGCTGCGCATCAAGGACCTGCGGACCGGCGAGCTCCTTCCCGATGTGATCGAGAACGTTTTCTACGGCATCTCCTTCTCCCCCGACGGCACACGGATCTTCTACACCGTGGTGGACGACTCCTGGCGGCCCTACCAGGTGAAATCCCATGTGCTGGGCACGCCCGTCGCCGATGATGAGGTCATCTACCAGGAGGACGACGTCGCCATGTGGCTGGGCTTCGAGCTCTCCGCCGACCGGCGCCACCTCGTGCTGAGCATCGGCTGCTCGGAATTCAGCGAGACCCGCCTGCTCCGCTTCGACGCGCTCGACGCCGGCCTCAGCACCGTGATCTCCCGCGACGAGCGCATCCTCTACGAGGCCGAGCCGTTCCTGCTGGCGGACGCCTCGGGGCAGCAGGCCGAGGCCCTCGTGCTGACCCACAACAAAGACGCCATCAACTCCATGGTCTCGCTCGTGGACCCGGCCGAACTCGCCAAGCCGCTCGCCGAGCAGCACTGGACCACCGTCGTCGAACATTCCGACCAGGTGCGCGTCAACGGCGCCGGCGTCACCTCGACGCACCTGGTGGTCTCCGTCCGCAAGGACACGATCGAGCGCGTGCAGGTCCTGCCGCTGGCCGGGCTGGGCACGCCGGAGCAGGGCGCGCCGGTGGAGCCCGCCTTCGACGAGGAGCTCTACACCGCAGGCGTCGCGGGCTCCGACTACGAGGCACCCGTCATCCGGATGGGCTACACCTCCTACTTCACCCCGTCCCGGGTCTATGACTTTGTGCTGCCCACCGCGGAGCAGCCCGCCGGCGAGTTGCTTCTGCGCAAGGAAAGCCCGGTCCTCGGCGGGTACTCCGCCGCGGACTACGTCGCCACCCGCGAGTGGGCCACGGCCGCGGACGGCACCCGGATCCCGCTCTCCGTGCTGCGCCACGCCACTGTTGCCCGCGATTCGACGGCGGCCGGCCTTGTGTACGGCTACGGTTCCTATGAGATGAGCATGGATCCGGGCTTCGGCATCCCCCGGCTCTCCCTCCTCGACCGGGGCATCGTGTTCGTGATCGCCCACATCCGCGGCGGCGGCGAACTGGGCCGGCACTGGTACGACACCGGCAAGAAGCTGCAGAAGAAGAACACGTTCACGGACTTCATCGCGGCCACCGACTGGCTGGCGCAGTCCGGCTGGGTGGACCCGGCACGGATCGCTGCCATGGGCGGCTCGGCCGGCGGGCTGCTGATGGGCGCCGTCGCCAACCTCGCACCGGAGAAGTACGCGGCGATCGTGGCAGCGGTGCCCTTCGTGGATGCCCTGACAACGATCCTGGATCCCGAGCTGCCGCTCTCGGCGCTGGAGTGGGAGGAATGGGGAAACCCGATCACCGACCGCGCCGTGTACGAGTACATGAAGTCCTACACGCCGTATGAAAACGTCCGCGCCGTGGCCTACCCCAAGATTGCCGCGGTCACCTCGTTCAATGACACCCGGGTGCTCTACGTGGAGCCCGCCAAGTGGGTGCAGCGGCTGCGGGAACTCAACACGGG